A genomic region of Capnocytophaga canimorsus contains the following coding sequences:
- a CDS encoding TIM-barrel domain-containing protein: MASIKEKTRPLPENRIKMKRILLLPFLLFSFVTIIAQNKAQITEARLLNPAAVEILFSDHQRLTLDFYNEHIFRMFQDNNGGIIRDPQAVPPAQILVDNPRREVKNLKISTQNNTFIIETDAIKVAINKESTLLTISNKRTGKVVLESVAPFAFTPKSVTWKLKENADEYFYGGGVQNGRFSHKGKHIAIENQNSWTDGGVASPNPFYWSTYGYAIMWHTFKKGEYDFASKEKNVVTLSHQDNYLDVFVMINDGAVALLNDFYQLTGNPALMPKFSFYQGHLNAYNRDYWKEDEEGILFEDGKRYRESQKDNGGIKESLNGENNNYQFSARAVIDRYKAYDMPLGWLLPNDGYGAGYGQSETLDGNIANLKSLGDYARKHGVEIGLWTQSDLHPKDSISALLQRDIVKEVRDAGVLALKTDVAWVGAGYSFGLNGVADVAHIMPYYGNDARPFIVSLDGWAGTQRYAGIWSGDQTGGQWEYIRFHIPTYLGAGLSGNPNISSDMDGIFGGKNVSVNVRDFQWKTFTPMQLNMDGWGSNPKYPHILGEPATSINRFYLKLKSELMPYAYSVAHQAIEGMPMVRAMFLEYPNAYTLGKSTQYQFLYGPYFLVAPIYQSTQADTQGNDVRHGIYLPEGLWFDYFTGQAYRGNRIINHYDAPLWKLPVFVKAGAIIPITHPHNNVTQIDPKLRKYEIYPGAKNTFVEYDDDGRTQAYLRGAYVSTSISSEWKNNELMVQIAPTKGNFNGFEKNKRTELNINTSVKPKRIRVKWGNKTIKLKEVTSESEFENSEDVYFYNEKRNLNQFATLGSAFEKVVINKNPQLQIKISEKDITQSDLILKISGVGLSEKDNDLSKTGSLEKPTEASVEEQNRTAYTLKPQWKAVSNADYYEIDFEGMRYSTIKTTELLFEDLVPETSYKFAVRAVNESGQSDWVYFEAQTKANPLEFAIKGITATTSCKNQSSQGVEKLFDFDSSNMWHTDWSNTQAVPFEMVISLNTVNQLDKMEYLPRNTGLNGMIQEGTVYTSHDKVNWVKSGTFSWVTNHNTKIFEFADKPTARFVKIQVTKAVGGFGSGQEWYIFKVPNTESYLPGDINHDGVLDSNDFTSYLNYTGLRKTDADFDYVSKGDINQNGLIDAYDISAVATVLNGGVSATEYPMVSGAITLQPDRNTYVANQIVSVTVKGKDLKSVNALSMALDYNPQDYEFVGVEPLAVKHMENMTNDRLHSNARKGLYPTFVNMGEKPLLNGNTDLFVLKFRAKRSVTFQLKAQDIILVDTKLNSVVK, from the coding sequence ATGGCTTCGATTAAAGAAAAAACACGACCTTTGCCTGAAAATCGAATTAAGATGAAACGTATTCTTTTATTACCCTTCTTGTTGTTTAGTTTTGTAACAATCATTGCACAAAACAAAGCGCAAATTACCGAAGCTCGTTTGCTAAATCCTGCTGCTGTGGAGATTTTGTTTTCTGACCATCAGCGATTAACACTTGATTTTTACAACGAACATATTTTCAGAATGTTTCAAGATAATAATGGGGGTATTATTCGTGACCCTCAAGCAGTTCCTCCAGCTCAAATTTTGGTAGATAATCCTCGAAGAGAAGTTAAAAATCTGAAAATTAGTACGCAAAACAATACTTTTATTATAGAAACAGATGCTATCAAAGTAGCAATAAATAAAGAAAGTACTTTACTAACAATCAGTAACAAAAGAACGGGAAAAGTGGTCTTGGAAAGCGTAGCTCCTTTTGCATTTACTCCTAAAAGTGTGACTTGGAAGCTTAAAGAAAACGCTGATGAATATTTTTATGGTGGGGGCGTTCAAAACGGACGATTCTCTCATAAAGGAAAACACATCGCTATTGAAAATCAAAATTCGTGGACAGATGGCGGTGTAGCTTCACCCAATCCATTTTATTGGAGTACTTACGGATATGCTATAATGTGGCACACTTTCAAAAAAGGAGAATATGATTTTGCTAGTAAAGAAAAGAACGTGGTGACGCTTTCACATCAAGATAACTATCTTGATGTGTTTGTGATGATTAACGACGGAGCAGTAGCCTTACTCAATGATTTTTATCAACTTACAGGAAATCCTGCGCTGATGCCAAAATTCAGTTTTTATCAAGGGCATTTGAATGCTTACAATCGTGATTATTGGAAAGAAGACGAAGAAGGTATTCTCTTTGAAGATGGCAAACGCTATAGAGAAAGTCAAAAAGATAACGGAGGGATTAAAGAATCGTTAAACGGTGAAAATAATAATTATCAGTTTTCAGCAAGGGCTGTTATTGACCGTTACAAGGCTTACGATATGCCTTTGGGGTGGCTTCTGCCTAACGATGGTTATGGGGCAGGTTATGGGCAGAGCGAAACTTTGGACGGAAACATCGCCAATTTGAAATCATTGGGTGATTATGCTCGTAAGCACGGAGTAGAAATTGGGCTTTGGACACAATCCGACCTACATCCGAAAGATAGCATCAGTGCTTTGCTTCAGCGCGATATTGTAAAAGAGGTGCGCGATGCTGGAGTGTTAGCTCTCAAAACCGATGTGGCTTGGGTGGGAGCAGGTTATTCCTTTGGTCTTAATGGAGTTGCCGATGTAGCGCACATTATGCCTTATTACGGCAACGATGCTCGTCCGTTCATCGTTTCATTAGATGGTTGGGCAGGTACACAGCGCTATGCTGGAATATGGTCGGGTGACCAAACTGGTGGGCAATGGGAGTACATTCGTTTTCATATCCCTACTTATTTAGGGGCAGGGCTTTCTGGAAATCCGAATATTAGTTCGGATATGGATGGGATTTTTGGCGGAAAAAATGTTTCCGTGAACGTTCGTGATTTTCAATGGAAAACCTTTACCCCAATGCAACTTAATATGGACGGTTGGGGGAGTAATCCTAAATATCCGCACATATTGGGTGAACCCGCCACTTCCATCAATCGTTTTTATCTGAAATTAAAATCGGAATTGATGCCTTATGCTTATAGTGTAGCGCATCAGGCAATTGAGGGTATGCCGATGGTTCGAGCAATGTTTTTGGAGTATCCCAATGCTTATACGTTGGGTAAATCCACACAATACCAATTTTTGTACGGGCCTTACTTTTTAGTAGCCCCAATTTATCAAAGCACTCAAGCCGATACCCAAGGCAATGATGTGCGTCACGGCATTTATCTGCCTGAAGGCTTGTGGTTCGATTACTTTACAGGGCAGGCATATCGCGGAAATCGCATCATCAATCATTACGATGCGCCCCTTTGGAAACTTCCCGTATTTGTTAAAGCAGGAGCGATTATCCCGATAACGCATCCGCATAATAACGTTACGCAAATCGATCCGAAATTGCGCAAATACGAAATCTATCCTGGAGCAAAAAATACTTTTGTTGAGTATGATGATGACGGACGTACTCAGGCTTACTTACGTGGGGCGTATGTTTCTACCTCAATTTCTTCTGAATGGAAAAATAATGAGCTAATGGTTCAAATCGCTCCAACAAAAGGAAATTTCAACGGATTTGAAAAAAACAAACGAACCGAGTTGAATATCAACACCAGTGTAAAACCTAAAAGGATACGCGTAAAATGGGGAAATAAAACCATTAAACTTAAAGAAGTTACCTCTGAATCCGAATTTGAAAATTCAGAAGATGTATATTTCTACAATGAAAAACGCAATTTGAACCAATTTGCCACTTTGGGTAGCGCGTTTGAAAAAGTAGTTATAAATAAAAATCCGCAGTTACAGATTAAAATTTCTGAAAAAGACATTACACAATCTGATTTAATTTTAAAAATCAGTGGTGTAGGGCTTTCTGAAAAAGATAACGATTTGTCAAAAACAGGAAGTTTAGAAAAGCCCACGGAAGCTTCAGTAGAGGAGCAAAATCGTACGGCTTACACCCTAAAACCACAATGGAAAGCAGTAAGTAATGCCGATTATTATGAAATTGATTTCGAAGGAATGCGTTATTCCACCATCAAAACTACTGAATTGCTGTTTGAGGATTTAGTTCCAGAGACTTCCTATAAGTTTGCGGTTCGAGCAGTGAATGAATCAGGGCAATCGGATTGGGTGTATTTTGAAGCACAAACCAAAGCTAATCCGCTTGAATTTGCCATTAAAGGAATTACGGCAACCACTTCGTGCAAAAACCAATCAAGTCAAGGTGTTGAAAAGCTATTTGATTTTGATTCAAGTAATATGTGGCATACCGATTGGAGCAACACTCAAGCAGTCCCTTTTGAAATGGTTATCAGTTTAAATACCGTAAATCAATTGGATAAAATGGAATACTTGCCTCGAAATACAGGGCTCAACGGAATGATTCAAGAGGGAACGGTTTATACCAGCCACGACAAAGTAAATTGGGTAAAATCAGGGACTTTCTCTTGGGTAACCAACCACAATACCAAAATCTTTGAGTTTGCAGATAAACCTACAGCCCGTTTTGTGAAGATTCAGGTAACTAAAGCTGTGGGTGGTTTCGGTTCGGGACAAGAATGGTACATCTTTAAAGTGCCTAATACTGAAAGTTATCTTCCGGGAGATATCAATCACGATGGTGTTCTAGACAGCAACGATTTCACTTCTTACCTTAACTACACTGGATTGCGCAAAACCGATGCCGATTTTGACTATGTAAGCAAAGGTGATATCAACCAAAACGGACTCATTGATGCTTACGACATATCTGCAGTGGCTACCGTACTAAATGGAGGTGTGAGTGCTACCGAATATCCTATGGTTTCAGGAGCAATTACACTTCAGCCCGACAGAAACACTTACGTAGCCAATCAAATAGTAAGTGTAACGGTGAAAGGAAAAGATTTGAAATCGGTTAATGCCCTAAGTATGGCGTTGGATTACAATCCGCAAGATTACGAATTTGTGGGAGTTGAGCCTCTTGCTGTAAAACATATGGAAAATATGACCAACGACAGATTACATTCAAACGCACGTAAAGGGCTTTATCCCACTTTTGTTAATATGGGCGAAAAACCTTTATTAAATGGTAATACCGATTTGTTTGTGTTGAAATTCAGAGCAAAACGTTCTGTAACATTTCAGCTGAAAGCTCAAGACATAATTTTGGTGGATACCAAACTCAATAGTGTAGTAAAATAG
- a CDS encoding thymidine kinase, whose translation MFLENTTNYSEKFGWIEVICGSMFSGKTEELIRRLRRAQFAKQKVEIFKPAFDTRYDDVMVVSHNANEIRSTPVPAATNIMLLADGCDVIGIDEAQFFDDEIVTVCNDLANRGMRVIVAGLDMDFKGKPFGPMPALMATAEYVTKVHAVCTRTGNLANFSYRKSANENVFLLGEQEAYEPLSRAAYFKAMKEKK comes from the coding sequence ATGTTTTTAGAAAATACTACAAATTATTCAGAAAAATTTGGTTGGATTGAGGTTATCTGTGGCTCTATGTTTTCAGGAAAAACGGAAGAGCTGATTCGGCGTTTGCGTCGGGCACAATTTGCGAAACAGAAAGTAGAGATTTTCAAACCTGCCTTTGATACTCGCTATGATGATGTGATGGTGGTTTCGCACAATGCTAATGAAATCCGCTCCACACCCGTTCCTGCAGCAACTAACATTATGCTCTTGGCAGACGGATGCGATGTTATTGGCATTGATGAAGCACAGTTTTTTGATGATGAAATCGTTACCGTATGTAATGATTTAGCAAACCGAGGAATGCGAGTTATCGTTGCTGGTTTGGATATGGATTTTAAGGGTAAACCTTTTGGTCCGATGCCCGCCTTAATGGCTACTGCCGAGTATGTTACCAAAGTACACGCAGTGTGTACCCGCACCGGAAATTTAGCCAATTTCAGTTACCGAAAATCGGCAAACGAAAACGTTTTTCTTCTTGGCGAACAAGAAGCCTACGAACCCCTAAGCCGAGCCGCTTACTTCAAAGCAATGAAAGAAAAGAAATAA
- a CDS encoding TrkH family potassium uptake protein → MKFLIDKSKLKAFFSVLYIVLVVVLIIDYGYSLPLWLDYCFLAFYTFSLVINISFHAFKLYRSEERHFRIDLLDGLSTVFVIICLYEQFIDDGTTLVVSDWMRWATILILIRGANLPKINYKRSVLNPAQLFIISFVGLIGIGTFLLLLPNSTRTGISVTDALFTSTSAVCVTGLNIADTGSYFTRFGQTIIMLLIQAGGLGILTVASYFSYFFKEGATYENQIALSDISNSNKIGEVFTTLKRILVITFTVELMGAFLIFINLPPRIIPDFWERIYFSIFHAVSAFCNAGFSTLHNGLMQEGFVTNYRFQLTIIALFVFGGLGFPIVINTLRYLKHFIKRNVLFFISGKDNYIPWILTLSSKLNLITTSILIVAGTTIIYLKEYEHTLSAHQGFGRFVTALFTATTPRTAGFNTIDFNQMQLSSIIVVMLLMWIGASPASTGGGIKTSTFAIGTLNVLSLAKGKSKIEIFRREIAEISIRRAFAVMSLSLIVIGVGTFFISQLDEQMSLLDISFECFSAYSTTGLSLGITHRLSDASKLVLVAIMFVGRVSMLTILIAIFKKTRTFTYRYPKDEILIN, encoded by the coding sequence ATGAAATTTCTCATAGACAAAAGTAAACTAAAAGCCTTTTTTTCGGTGCTTTACATCGTCTTGGTGGTCGTATTGATTATTGACTATGGCTACTCGCTTCCGCTATGGTTAGATTACTGTTTTTTAGCCTTTTATACTTTTTCATTGGTGATAAATATATCATTTCACGCTTTCAAATTGTACCGAAGTGAAGAGAGGCATTTTCGGATTGATTTACTTGATGGACTAAGTACAGTATTTGTTATCATTTGTTTATATGAGCAATTTATTGATGATGGAACTACTCTGGTAGTTTCGGATTGGATGCGGTGGGCAACCATTTTGATTTTGATACGTGGGGCTAATTTACCTAAAATCAATTATAAACGTTCCGTATTGAACCCAGCACAACTTTTCATTATCAGTTTTGTGGGACTAATTGGTATTGGTACATTCTTATTGTTACTTCCCAATTCTACTCGTACGGGTATTTCTGTAACTGATGCTTTATTTACCTCTACAAGTGCCGTTTGCGTAACAGGACTGAATATCGCCGACACCGGAAGCTATTTTACTCGCTTTGGGCAAACCATCATTATGTTATTGATACAAGCAGGAGGGCTTGGCATACTTACCGTTGCAAGTTATTTTAGCTATTTTTTTAAGGAAGGAGCTACTTACGAAAATCAAATTGCATTGAGTGATATTTCAAATTCTAATAAAATAGGTGAAGTTTTTACTACCCTAAAACGGATTTTAGTAATCACTTTCACAGTAGAGCTTATGGGTGCGTTTTTAATTTTTATCAATCTGCCTCCTCGAATAATCCCTGACTTTTGGGAACGTATTTATTTCTCAATATTTCATGCTGTTTCAGCATTTTGTAACGCTGGTTTTTCAACACTACACAACGGATTGATGCAAGAAGGATTTGTAACAAACTACCGCTTTCAGCTAACTATCATTGCTCTTTTTGTGTTTGGAGGACTTGGTTTCCCAATTGTTATCAATACCTTACGATATTTAAAGCATTTCATAAAACGAAATGTATTATTTTTCATTTCAGGAAAAGATAATTACATACCTTGGATACTTACCCTAAGTAGCAAACTGAATTTGATAACCACATCTATACTAATAGTAGCTGGAACTACCATTATTTACCTCAAAGAATATGAGCATACGCTATCGGCTCATCAAGGTTTTGGAAGATTTGTTACCGCACTGTTTACAGCAACAACTCCTCGTACCGCTGGGTTTAACACTATTGATTTCAATCAAATGCAACTATCATCAATAATTGTAGTTATGCTACTGATGTGGATTGGTGCCTCTCCAGCTTCAACTGGTGGAGGAATCAAAACAAGTACTTTTGCCATTGGTACACTCAATGTACTTAGCTTAGCCAAAGGAAAAAGTAAAATAGAAATTTTTCGTAGAGAAATTGCCGAAATATCAATCCGCAGAGCATTTGCTGTAATGTCTCTTTCATTGATTGTTATTGGAGTAGGCACTTTTTTTATTTCACAGCTTGATGAGCAAATGAGCTTATTAGATATTTCTTTTGAATGTTTTTCGGCATATAGTACCACAGGATTAAGTTTGGGCATTACCCATCGGCTTAGTGATGCAAGTAAGTTAGTTTTAGTGGCTATAATGTTTGTCGGACGTGTATCAATGCTTAC